The bacterium genome contains the following window.
GAACGTCTCGCGGCTCTCAAAAAACGCTCTGGCGCAGGTCCGTAATCGCAAGATCGGGTTCGTATTTCAGACCTTCAACCTTCTGCCACGGATCACTGCCTTGGAGAACGTTGAGCTGCCGCTGCTTTATGCTGGACATCGGGAGGCCAGAGGGCGCGCTGAGGAGGCTTTGAAAATCGTTGGCCTTTCGGACCGGATGGACCACGAGCCGAATCAGCTGTCCGGGGGAGAGCGCCAGCGAGTCGCGGTGGCCCGTGCGGTTGTGACCGATCCGGCTATCATTCTGGCGGACGAGCCAACAGGCAATCTGGATACAAAGACGGGCGAGGAGATCATGACGCTTTTCAGAGAGCTGAACGATCAGGGGCGAACGATCATCGTCGTGACGCACGATGCCGAGGTGGCCGCTCACTGTTCACGGCAGATTCACATTCGGGATGGACAGATCAGAGATTCGGAGCCTGTGCGGACAGGAGGGGAATAGACATGCTTTTCTGGACTATTGTTAAGGTAGCGACAAAAAGCCTGTTGTCCAACAAGCTTCGCTCCATTCTTGCCATGCTCGGGATCATTATCGGCGTGGCTGCGGTCATATCGATGCTTGCGCTTGGGGCAGGCGCCCAAAAGCGCGTAATGGACCGCATCTCGTCGATGGGGGCCAATCTGTTGATCGTGAGGCCGGGGCAGGGGGGCCATCGGGGCGTGAGGACCGCCGCGGGCCAGAACCTTACGCTGAATGACGCACTGGCAGTGCTGGAGGAGGTGCCGACCGTCGAGATTATTGCCCCTGTCGTCCAGGGCAGTGCTCAGCTCAAATACTACAATAACAACTCACGCTTAAGCGTCACCGGCACGTCCATCACGTATTTTCCCATCCGTAATTTCGAGGTCGAGCGGGGCCGGCCTTTCACGGAGTCGGAGGTTGAGCGCTCGGCGCGCGTGGTCGTTCTTGGCCCGACGACAGTGGAGAACCTTTTTGAGAACAGCGATCCCCTTGAGGAGACGGTCAAGATCGACGGCATAAACTTCAAGGTTGTAGGTGTCCTGAAGGCCAAGGGCGATCAGGGCTGGTTCAACCCGGACGACCAGGCCATCATTCCTTACACAACGGCGATGAAGCAGCTTCTTGGCGTTAATTATCTCAGGGAGATCGATCTTCAAGCCGTAGAGGGGGCAGACCACACGCAGGTCGAGACCCAAGCCAGCGGGGTCCTGAGGCGCCGCCATCGCATCCAATCTGAGGCGGACGACGACTTTCACATCCGCAACCTCGCAGAGATGGCTGAGGCCGCTTCCGACGTCACGCAGACTTTCACTATCCTCCTGGGTGCAGTGGCGGGCATCTCTCTTCTGGTGGGAGGTATTGGCATCATGAACATCATGCTTGTGACAGTTACCGAGCGAACTCGGGAGATCGGCGTTAGGAAGGCCATTGGCGCCAAGGACAGAGACATCCTCACCCAGTTCTTGCTCGAGGCGATCGTGATGAGCGGCCTTGGCGGCCTGCTCGGCGTGCTCGTAGGAGTCGGCGGCGCAAAGGCCATTGCGAATCTGTCGGAGTTCGGAACCGTGATCACAGCGTCCAGCGTTGTTCTTGCCCTGTCATTCTCAGCGGCGGTTGGTATCTTCTTCGGCTTCTATCCCGCTCGTCGCGCCGCGCTGCTCGATCCCATCGAGGCGCTGCGCTACGAGTGATGGGGGCGCAGGCTGACAGCTTCGGCTCAAGTCTCGTTTGCCTCGTCGGCCGACCGCTCGAACTCGCCTCTAACTCTACGCATGTAACCTCGGGGATGTTCTCTGCACAGTAGCCGGAGAAAGCTCATTTCTCGGCGGAATGAACAGCAGTATCCTGACGGGGTTAACCCAAGAGGCAATCTCAGCTGTCTAAGTTCTGGGTAGTGGGTCGCTTTGATGAGAATCCCAACACCTTTGGGCATCTTGATGGGAAGCTAATAGATGCCGCTCCAAAGGGTTATGTTCAGCCCTTTCAGGGCTGAGGTGCTATTCTCTGTCCGCTCCTGATCCGTAGGTTTCACCTACGGCTACTCACGTTAATCCCCTTGCCGGGATTCGCAGCCGGTGTCCCCCCTGAAACAGAAGCGGCGCCCTGAACCACTCCAAAACAGAATGGGGAAACTCCTCGGACTTATGGTTTGACATTTCGCAGTCTGTCGGCTACCTTATGGCCGCTCGTTTCGCTTCTGTTGCTCAAGTTTGTGGAGAGTGCGCATTGCCAAGTAAGTCCAGCCGGCTGAATCTGCTGCCGCCTTACCTGTTTGCTCGGCTTGACGCGAAGAAGGCTGAGGCGGTGGCGGCGGGCGTCGATATCATCGACATGGGCATCGGGGACCCCGATCTGCCGAGCCCGAACGAGGCGGTCGAGGCACTATGCGAGGCGGCGCGGCGGAGCAAGTATCATCGCTATCCGCCATATTCTGGGACGAGTGAGTTTCGCGAGGCGTGTGCAGATTGGCTGCGCAGAAGGCACGGTGTCAGCATCGATCCTGACACAGAGGCTCTGGCGCTGATCGGCTCCAAAGAGGGTCTGGCGCACCTTTGCCTCGCGGTGGTGAATCCGGGCGACGTGGTCTTGTATCCCGACCCGGGGTATCCTGTTTACCGCGCCTCGGCAGTTCTTGCCGGCGGCGAGCCGTTCGCGATGCCTCTACTTGGCGAGCGAGGTTATGTTCCCGACCTTTCAGCTATTCCTCAGCGGATCGCCGAGAGCGCAAGCCTGATGTTTTTGAACTACCCGAATAACCCTACCGGCGCCACCGCGACGCCGGCCTTTTTGAACGAGGTCGTTGGTTTTGCGAGAGCCAACGACATAGCAGTGTGCCACGATGCGGCGTATATCGACATGGTGCTGGAGGGGCAGTCACAACCGTGCTTGCTGGCCACTAGCGAGGACAAGACCAACATCATAGAGTTCTTTTCTTTCTCCAAGACGTTCAACATGACCGGCTGGCGGATAGCGCTTGCGGCCGGCGACAGGAAGCTGATAGCCGCGCTCGGGGAGGTCAAGAGTAATCTCGATTCGGGTGTGTTTGTGCCGATTCAGGCAGCCGCAATCGAGGCCATCAGGCATTGCGAGCAGTTCCCAGCGGCGACTTGCGCTGTCTATCGCCAACGGCGGGAGATACTTATTCCTGCGCTTGGGAAGGCCGGGCTCGAAGCTCAACGGTCTCGCGCGACCTTCTACGTTTGGGCCAAGGTCCCGGGCGGCTTGGGTTCGGGTGGGTTTGCTGAGCAGCTCCTGTCAGAATGTGCGATACTTGTGGCGCCGGGCATCGCTTTTGGTTCGCACGGCGAGGGCTTTGTCCGGTTCTCACTCACGCTTCCTACCGAGCGCGTTCGTGAGGCGGCAAGGCGGCTTTCTGAAACAAGTTTATAGGGAGGGCACAATGGGACCCAAGACCATAATGATAATTGGAGCTGGCATTCTTCAGCTGCCTGCTATCCAGATCGCCAAGCAGATGGGCCTAATCACAATGGTGGCGGACATGAACCCTCGCGCGATTGGGATGAAATACGCCGACATCCCGGTTATCGTCAGCACACGCGACATCGATGGAACTGTCCGGGCCGCTCGCAGCTACGCCACACACCGCAAGATCGAGGGCGTCATCACTGTTGGGACGGACGCCTCAAGAACGGTGGCTGCTGTTGCAAACGCGCTTAACCTTCCCGGCAACAAATTCGAGGACGCCGAGGCGTCAACAAACAAGATCAAGATGAGGCGCCGGTTTCAGGAGTTCAACGTCCCGTCGCCCAACTTCAGAGGCGTTTGGACGTTGCAGGAGGCGTTCCAGGCCGCAGCGGAGCTTGGTTCTTGGCCGCTTGTTATGAAGCCGTCCGACAACATGGGCGCGAGGGGCGTCATGCGCGTCGATTCCAGGGAGAACGTCCCCGAGGCGTTCCATCGGGCAAAAGAGGCCTCGCCCTCAGGTGAGTTGATTATCGAGGAGTTCATGGATGGCCCGGAGCTCTCTATCGACGCTCTGATCTGGGACGGCAGCATCGTATTCGTCGGGATCGCCGACAGAGTGATAGGCTTTGCGCCGTTTTTCGTCGAGATTGGGCACACTATGCCGAGTGCTCTGCCTGAAGAGATGATAGACGACGCGTGTGAGGTGATGGCGCGTGGGATAAGGGCGCTTGGGCTGACGATAGGCGCCGCTAAGGGGGACATAAAGGTAACGTCAAAAGGCGCGATGATCGGCGAGCTTGCTTCGAGGTTGTCCGGCGGGTTCATGTCGAGCCACACATTCCCACTCTCCACAGGCATCAGCAGCATCAAGGCGGCGCTTGAGATAGCGCTGGGGATGCCGCCCACTGAGACAAAACCCAAGTTCAAGAAAGCTGCTGTCGAGCGAGCTGTGTTCTGCGAGCCGGGCCAAGTCAGAGGGATTACAGGGATCGACGCTGCCCAGAAAGCAGAGGGCGTGGCCGACGTGGTTGCCCATATCCGGCCCGGAGATTACGTCCACCAGCCCGCGTGCAACCTCGACAAACCAATGAACGTGATCACCGTCGCAGAAACCCGAGAGGAGGCCGTGCGGCTCAATGACCAGGCCCGCGAGATGATCACCATCGAGATCGGAAAGCCGGTCAAGCTCACGCACAGAATCCTCCGCGACAACGCCAGAAATCTCTTCGGTCTGGTCTGTAGAGTGTGCGATGTCTGTGATGGTGGGGACTGCCCCGCCGGGGTCCCCGGCATGGGTGCCGTCGGCACCGGCGCCTCGTTCAGGGCGAACATCGAGGCGCTTGAGCAGTATAAAATCAACGTCCGGTCGATACACGATGTCAAGAAGGCCGACACGTCTTGCGAGCTGTTTGGAGCAAGCCTGTCATGTCCCGTCCTCGCGGCTCCGATTACAGGCATGAACCTGAATATGGGAGGCGCACTGCCCGAGGATGAGTATGCCAGGATCGTTGTCAGTGGGTGCAAGAAGGCCGGCTCGTTAGGCACTGTTGGGGATGGTGCTCTGCCCAAAATGTACCACGCGGGGCTGTCCGCCATCGCTGAATGTGGCGGCTGCGGCGTGCCGATATTCAAGCCACGCTCTGACTTCGAGGCCATCAAGGAGCGCCTCGAGGCCTCAGCGCGCGTCGGATGTCTGGCGGTCGGGATGGATGTGGACGCCGCGGCCTTCCTGACGATGGACCTGATGCAGCAACCTGTCGAAACTAAATCGTTGGGACAGCTGCGACAGATCATCGAGCTGACGCAGCTGCCGTTCGTCATAAAGGGTGTCATGACGGTCTGGGACGCTGTGGCCGCTGTTGAGGTGGGCGCTGCTGCAATCGTTGTATCGAATCACGGTGGCCGTGTTCTCGACAACATGCCCGGGGCTTTGCACATCCTACCCGACATCGTTTCCGTGGTCAAGGGCAAGATCAAGGTGCTAGTTGATGGGGGTATAAGGTCTGGCGCAGATGTGCTCAAGTGCCTCGCACTGGGTGCAGATGCGGTGCTAATTGGGAGGCCCATCGCGATTGCGGCCTTCGGGGCAGGGATAGAGGGCGTTGAGTTTTACATCAATAGCATCAGAAAAGAACTGCGAGACTCGATGATTTTGACCGGCTGCCGCACGCTCGAGGACATCACGCCCGATGTGGTCTGCAAGGTCTGACTCCGGGAGCGCCCAGCCACGATGGCGCGCCAGACAGAGGCGTTACCGATATCGGCGACCACTATCTGCCGTCGCCCTGATCTTGCTTGCCTTCTGCCTAGAAGTTGTTACGGGGAACAGCTCTTTCTTGCCCACTTGGCCGAGGCGGCAAGCGGTTCTGGTTTGAAATCAAGCAGGGCGTGGTCGATATGCCCTTGCGTGAAGGTCTCGGTTTGAGATAATCCCCTCTCGGCATCAGACTTGATGCTCTTGACTGATAGGACGGCTAGACTCAAGGCGGGGAGGACAACGATGACCATAGCGAGATTGAAGGCGGCGTGTGTTGGCATACTGTTTCTGATGACCGGCCTTTGTGTCGCATCGGGAGCAGTAGGACCCGTTGTGCAGAAGGGGATAGTGGAGCTTTCTGGGCATGGGCAAGCGAGCCGCATCAGGGTTCAGAGGGGGTCTGCGGCGGTTACGTCCTCGAGGAAGACGGAGCAAAATCGTAGCCGAAGCGTTGGTCTCAGGGATGCTCTTGGCGTTTGGCAGCGGCCGGTGCTTACGTCCCAGAGCGGCACGTTCTCGCTGGTTAAAAACCCGCTCGACTTGTCAGAGACCTGTGTGGAGGCGATTGAGTCCGCACCTGTTTGGCTCAGGCAAGACCTTCAGGACGCGTTTAGTAGGCTGGGCGATGACGCGGATGTTTATGCCGAGCTACTGCATGCGTGTCCCGACAGCAGGTTCATCGACG
Protein-coding sequences here:
- a CDS encoding ABC transporter ATP-binding protein; this encodes MIIEVESMTKTYSLGGSTIRVLDNVSFGVEPGEKVAIMGPSGSGKSTLMHLLGCLDRPDSGRYVLDGENVSRLSKNALAQVRNRKIGFVFQTFNLLPRITALENVELPLLYAGHREARGRAEEALKIVGLSDRMDHEPNQLSGGERQRVAVARAVVTDPAIILADEPTGNLDTKTGEEIMTLFRELNDQGRTIIVVTHDAEVAAHCSRQIHIRDGQIRDSEPVRTGGE
- a CDS encoding ABC transporter permease, encoding MLFWTIVKVATKSLLSNKLRSILAMLGIIIGVAAVISMLALGAGAQKRVMDRISSMGANLLIVRPGQGGHRGVRTAAGQNLTLNDALAVLEEVPTVEIIAPVVQGSAQLKYYNNNSRLSVTGTSITYFPIRNFEVERGRPFTESEVERSARVVVLGPTTVENLFENSDPLEETVKIDGINFKVVGVLKAKGDQGWFNPDDQAIIPYTTAMKQLLGVNYLREIDLQAVEGADHTQVETQASGVLRRRHRIQSEADDDFHIRNLAEMAEAASDVTQTFTILLGAVAGISLLVGGIGIMNIMLVTVTERTREIGVRKAIGAKDRDILTQFLLEAIVMSGLGGLLGVLVGVGGAKAIANLSEFGTVITASSVVLALSFSAAVGIFFGFYPARRAALLDPIEALRYE
- a CDS encoding LL-diaminopimelate aminotransferase gives rise to the protein MPSKSSRLNLLPPYLFARLDAKKAEAVAAGVDIIDMGIGDPDLPSPNEAVEALCEAARRSKYHRYPPYSGTSEFREACADWLRRRHGVSIDPDTEALALIGSKEGLAHLCLAVVNPGDVVLYPDPGYPVYRASAVLAGGEPFAMPLLGERGYVPDLSAIPQRIAESASLMFLNYPNNPTGATATPAFLNEVVGFARANDIAVCHDAAYIDMVLEGQSQPCLLATSEDKTNIIEFFSFSKTFNMTGWRIALAAGDRKLIAALGEVKSNLDSGVFVPIQAAAIEAIRHCEQFPAATCAVYRQRREILIPALGKAGLEAQRSRATFYVWAKVPGGLGSGGFAEQLLSECAILVAPGIAFGSHGEGFVRFSLTLPTERVREAARRLSETSL
- a CDS encoding alpha-hydroxy-acid oxidizing protein; translation: MGPKTIMIIGAGILQLPAIQIAKQMGLITMVADMNPRAIGMKYADIPVIVSTRDIDGTVRAARSYATHRKIEGVITVGTDASRTVAAVANALNLPGNKFEDAEASTNKIKMRRRFQEFNVPSPNFRGVWTLQEAFQAAAELGSWPLVMKPSDNMGARGVMRVDSRENVPEAFHRAKEASPSGELIIEEFMDGPELSIDALIWDGSIVFVGIADRVIGFAPFFVEIGHTMPSALPEEMIDDACEVMARGIRALGLTIGAAKGDIKVTSKGAMIGELASRLSGGFMSSHTFPLSTGISSIKAALEIALGMPPTETKPKFKKAAVERAVFCEPGQVRGITGIDAAQKAEGVADVVAHIRPGDYVHQPACNLDKPMNVITVAETREEAVRLNDQAREMITIEIGKPVKLTHRILRDNARNLFGLVCRVCDVCDGGDCPAGVPGMGAVGTGASFRANIEALEQYKINVRSIHDVKKADTSCELFGASLSCPVLAAPITGMNLNMGGALPEDEYARIVVSGCKKAGSLGTVGDGALPKMYHAGLSAIAECGGCGVPIFKPRSDFEAIKERLEASARVGCLAVGMDVDAAAFLTMDLMQQPVETKSLGQLRQIIELTQLPFVIKGVMTVWDAVAAVEVGAAAIVVSNHGGRVLDNMPGALHILPDIVSVVKGKIKVLVDGGIRSGADVLKCLALGADAVLIGRPIAIAAFGAGIEGVEFYINSIRKELRDSMILTGCRTLEDITPDVVCKV